The proteins below come from a single Bacillus horti genomic window:
- a CDS encoding type 1 glutamine amidotransferase domain-containing protein yields MSKKIAVLVTDMFEDSEYTEPVKAYKEAGHEVVNIESEAGKEVKGKNGETIKIDKALDQVKPEDFDALLLPGGFSPDLLRGKGGFGDFAKHFIEKDKPVFAICHGPQVLIDTHLLKGRNMTGFRSIKNDLINAGANFKDEEVVVCHNLVTSRTPDDLPAFNRESLNLLAK; encoded by the coding sequence ATGAGTAAAAAAATTGCTGTTCTTGTTACTGATATGTTTGAGGATTCGGAGTATACTGAGCCAGTAAAGGCTTATAAGGAAGCGGGACATGAAGTGGTCAATATAGAAAGCGAAGCTGGTAAAGAAGTGAAGGGGAAAAATGGAGAAACAATTAAGATTGATAAAGCCCTAGATCAAGTAAAGCCAGAAGACTTTGATGCACTTCTTCTACCTGGTGGTTTTTCTCCCGACTTATTAAGAGGTAAGGGTGGCTTTGGAGACTTTGCCAAGCATTTTATAGAAAAGGACAAGCCTGTTTTCGCCATTTGCCACGGACCACAGGTGCTTATTGACACTCATCTGTTGAAAGGTAGAAATATGACTGGCTTTAGGTCCATCAAGAATGATTTGATTAATGCAGGCGCAAACTTTAAAGATGAAGAGGTAGTGGTTTGTCATAACCTAGTGACGAGCCGTACACCAGATGACCTTCCTGCGTTTAACCGTGAATCGCTCAATTTGTTAGCTAAATAA
- the atpC gene encoding ATP synthase F1 subunit epsilon has product MNTIQVEVVTPERKVYTGDVTMVIAKGVDGELGVQAGHVPIVTPLKVGVLRVKTTNGEQSIAVSGGFLEVRPDKVTVLAEAAELPEDIDVARAQASKELAEKLLAALESSRESDTAKVKAEIEVQKAAIKRAEMRLTVAKGKK; this is encoded by the coding sequence ATGAATACCATACAAGTTGAAGTTGTAACACCGGAGCGTAAAGTGTATACAGGTGACGTTACGATGGTTATTGCTAAAGGGGTCGATGGTGAGCTTGGAGTCCAAGCTGGTCACGTTCCAATTGTTACTCCACTAAAAGTTGGTGTCCTGCGTGTCAAGACTACCAATGGAGAACAGTCTATCGCTGTAAGTGGAGGATTCTTGGAGGTACGTCCTGATAAGGTAACCGTTTTAGCTGAAGCTGCTGAGCTTCCGGAGGATATTGATGTAGCTCGTGCTCAAGCGTCAAAAGAGCTTGCTGAAAAGCTTCTAGCTGCTCTTGAAAGCAGCCGAGAAAGTGATACGGCTAAGGTCAAGGCTGAAATAGAAGTACAAAAGGCAGCTATTAAACGCGCAGAGATGCGACTAACTGTAGCAAAAGGTAAGAAATAA